TTTTGGTCGGAACGAGGCgtaaaaaatctttatattcCACAATGCTCACATGATGTGGGCCTGTCCACTAACCCAACCCATTAAACCAATCTCTCGGCAAACCCTAGAAAATATCTTAACTCTAGTTTATTATTACGTCAGCTCTTCTATAAATTATAGCCGCGTCTTCTCATCcaaaatcacaaatctctctcaCACACCCTTCGAAACTTttaatcaagaaaataaaaaatgtctGGAGAAGCTGAGTACCGGTGCTTCGTGGGAGGCCTGGCCTGGGCCACCGCGGATGCGGATCTAGAGAGGACGTTCTCCCAATTCGGCGAAGTAATCGATTCCAAGGTCCGTTACAACGAGAGATCGGACTCCCGGATTCAATCGAGGCCCGATGATTCCGATGGTTCTGATCCTCGACGGATCTGATTCCGATCTGTGTTTCTCTGTTACTTACTGTTACTAATGTTCTTTGTTACTGTTACTTGATTTTTTACCCCATCGGTACGTTTAATCTTCACAGCTTCTTATGAGCTCGGAGAACGATCGATTTTCTTTTACGAttgtttttacttatttttgtgtttttttttgttgacagATCATTAACGATCGCGAGACTGGGAGATCGAGGGGATTTGGATTCGTGACTTTCAAGGATGAGAAGTCGATGAGGGATGCGATTGAGGAGATGAACGGTAAAGAGCTCGATGGACGTACTATTACCGTCAACGAGGCTCAGTCTAGAGGAAGCGGTGGCGGTGGAGGAGGCCGTGGTGGCGGCGGTGGTTACAGAGGAGGCGGTGGTGGAGGTTACGGTGGAGGAGGTGGTTACGGTGGCGGCGGTGGTGGATATGGAAGACGTGATGGCGGTGGTTACGGATCTGGTGGTGGCGGCGGATACGGTGGAAGACGTGATGGAGGTGGTTATGGAGGAGGTGATGGTGGTTACGGAGGAAACagtggcggtggtggtggtggctggTAATCGTAGATGGATGTGGTTGTCTGCTTCTTCTGCTATGTGTTTGGTTTAGATTCGGTTTCGTAtcttgtttctctgttttgttATGTTTCTGGTTTGGGGTTCTACTTGATGTAACAGatcgtttaaattaaaagtCGTCTTTGCCTAAAACGTAATGTTAATTCGCGTGTTGTTCACTTAAATCattaactttagtttttctGAATTATCGTATAAATCAACCAATTAGTCGCTATGGGCTCTCACTTATCTCGATAGACTACAtcgatttatttataattaaatccgGATTAGTGTTTAACCCCTCGCTCTTTATATGGTCACCCGAATACTTTCGCTGCACGATCTTTTGATTAAATGTTCCCCAGTGTTGCGTTTAACTCGTAAATTCATAGTTTGAGTTGTTTTAGATTTGGTCCAGATCTTTACAGAAAGATATATACGCCG
The sequence above is drawn from the Brassica napus cultivar Da-Ae chromosome A8, Da-Ae, whole genome shotgun sequence genome and encodes:
- the LOC106361501 gene encoding glycine-rich RNA-binding protein 10-like — translated: MSGEAEYRCFVGGLAWATADADLERTFSQFGEVIDSKIINDRETGRSRGFGFVTFKDEKSMRDAIEEMNGKELDGRTITVNEAQSRGSGGGGGGRGGGGGYRGGGGGGYGGGGGYGGGGGGYGRRDGGGYGSGGGGGYGGRRDGGGYGGGDGGYGGNSGGGGGGW